In Metopolophium dirhodum isolate CAU chromosome 7, ASM1992520v1, whole genome shotgun sequence, one genomic interval encodes:
- the LOC132948146 gene encoding high-affinity choline transporter 1 → MNVVGVISIVFFYCLILSVGLWAGKKKHTGNSEEEVMLAGRNIGLFVGIFTMTATWVGGGYINGTAEAIYTSGLLWCQAPFGYALSLVFGGIFFADPMRRQGYVTMLDPLQDCFGERMGGLLFLPALCGEVFWSAGILSALGATLSVIIELDQATSVILSCCIAVFYTIFGGLASVAYTDVIQLFAIFIGLWLSVPFAWYNKKVDFNQPGLDLIGEIKGKDFLSYIDYALLLVFGGIPWQVYFQRVLSSKSAAQAQILSFVAAFGCFIMAIPPVIIGMVARATDWNQTKYEGPMPMTQKETSMVLPMVMQYLTPDWVAFFALGAISAAIMSSADSSVLSASSMFARNIYRMLLRQSASEMEIVWVMRLSIVVVAFSATTMAITIPSIYGLWSMCSDLVYVILFPQLTMVVHFKHYCNTYGSLAAYIVAFYIRMAGGEPLLGLRPMIHFPGWDGEKQLFPFRTTAMLCSLFTLVFVSWFTKWLFINGKLAPHYDWFHCVVNIPEDAVRVGEPHEGEQMTTLTSGPMGAQYGAAVTTGLVGKDERNGRINPALDINDDEATTTTAVQRKASVVGKVYKQGYEQTTTGF, encoded by the exons ATGAACGTCGTGGGTGTCATATCTATAGTTTTCTTCTATTGCCTAATCCTGTCGGTCGGGCTATGGGCCGGCAAGAAGAAACACACCGGCAACTCGGAGGAAGAAGTAATGCTGGCGGGCAGAAATATTGGGCTTTTCGTCGGCATATTTACGATGACGG CAACCTGGGTCGGCGGTGGGTATATTAATGGGACGGCCGAAGCGATTTACACGTCAGGCCTGCTATGGTGTCAAGCTCCGTTCGGATATGCTCTAAGTTTGGTCTTCG GTGGAATATTTTTCGCCGATCCGATGCGCAGACAAGGGTATGTTACCATGTTGGATCCGCTTCAAGATTGTTTCGGCGAACGTATGGGAGGACTGCTGTTTTTACCAGCTCTGTGCGGTGAAGTGTTTTGGTCTGCCGGGATATTGTCCGCTTTgg GGGCTACGTTGAGTGTGATCATCGAACTGGACCAGGCTACCAGCGTTATTTTGAGCTGTTGCATTGCAGTTTTCTACACAATTTTCGGAGGACTAGCCAGCGTCGCTTACACGGATGTCATTCAACTGTTCGCCATATTCATAGGACTG TGGTTAAGCGTGCCGTTTGCGTGGTATAACAAGAAAGTAGACTTTAACCAGCCTGGTTTGGATTTGATCGGCGAGATCAAGGGAAAGGATTTCTTAAGCTACATAGATTACGCGTTGCTGTTGGTGTTTGGTGGAATTCCGTGGCAGGTATATTTCCAAAGGGTGTTATCCAGTAAATCTGCTGCACAAGCTCAGATACTCTCATTTGTCGCTGCTTTTGGATGCTTCATCATGGCAATACCACCGGTCATTATTGGAATGGTAGCAAGGGCTAcag ATTGGAATCAGACAAAATACGAAGGACCGATGCCAATGACTCAGAAGGAAACTAGCATGGTGTTACCAATGGTTATGCAGTATCTTACTCCAGATTGGGTGGCGTTCTTCGCATTGGGTGCGATTTCTGCAGCTATAATGTCTTCGGCCGATTCCAGCGTTCTTTCAGCCAGTTCTATGTTTGCGCGAAACATCTATCGAATGTTATTACGACAAAGC GCATCAGAAATGGAGATTGTCTGGGTCATGCGATTATCCATCGTAGTCGTCGCCTTTTCCGCTACGACTATGGCAATTACTATCCCGTCCATTTACGGCCTGTGGTCCATGTGTTCTGACCTAGTTTACGTTATCCTATTCCCACAGTTAACTATGGTAGTTCATTTCAAACACTATTGCAATACATACGGGTCACTAGCCGCGTACATAGTCGCATTTTACATACGAATGGCTGGCGGCGAACCTCTGTTGGGCTTGCGACCAATGATACACTTCCCTGGATGGGACGGTGAAAAACAACTATTCCCGTTCCGGACCACAGCTATGCTCTGTTCGTTGTTTACGCTGGTATTCGTCTCTTGGTTTACAAA GTGGCTGTTTATCAACGGTAAGCTGGCACCGCACTACGACTGGTTCCATTGCGTGGTGAACATACCGGAGGACGCGGTGCGAGTTGGGGAGCCGCACGAGGGTGAACAGATGACCACGCTCACGTCGG GTCCGATGGGGGCGCAGTACGGCGCCGCCGTGACCACCGGTCTGGTTGGCAAAGACGAGAGGAACGGCAGAATCAACCCGGCACTGGACATCAATGACGACGAAGCGACTACCACTACCGCGGTTCAGAGGAAAGCCAGCGTCGTGGGAAAGGTGTACAAGCAGGGGTACGAACAGACGACCACCGGGTTTTGA
- the LOC132948147 gene encoding uncharacterized protein LOC132948147, whose product MTGSVDESLEDLAVLALLLDEEEKNNKQKRIWVHDLWKKRKIEGEFATLYGELVDHETKFFEYFRMSQYCFNLLLSKIEHDIKKQDTFWRPAITPKERLAVCLRFLATGDSFKTISFSYRLGHATVYKIVIDTCQSIVKNLMAEVMPQPTKERWKQIFNDFWNVWNFPNCLGALDGKHVTIQAPANSGSNFFNYKKTFSVVLLALVDANYNFIAVDVGAYGKNSDGGILAHSNLGKSLENGSLNIPNDEILPNTNISAPYVILGDEAFPLKTYLMRPYPGKQLDDLSKRIYNYRVCRTRRVVENCFGILVQKFRIFNRRIQSKPENVDYIILATCVLHNYIKKYSNCTNEVFQNINEPVSNITLNNIPMQGGGAGRAAFATRELYKDFFNSPAGSVPWQNEKI is encoded by the exons atgactggAAGTGTAGACGAATCGCTAGAAGATCTAGCAGTACTTGCCTTGCTACTGGATGAAGAGGAAAAGAACAACAAACAAAAAAGGATTTGGGTTCAtgatttatggaaaaaaagaaaaattgaaggcGAATTTGCAACTTTGTATGGAGAGTTGGTAGATCACGAAACAaaatttttcgaatattttcgAATGTCACAGtactgttttaatttattattaagtaaaattgaacatgatataaaaaaacaagataCTTTTTGGAGACCAGCAATAACACCAAAAGAACGATTAGCTGTCTGTCTGAg gtttttAGCGACAGGAGATTCGTTTAAGACAATTTCCTTCAGTTACCGCCTAGGCCACGCAAcagtttataaaatagtaattgacaCTTGTCaaagtatagtaaaaaatttGATGGCTGAAGTTATGCCTCAACCAACTAAAGAACGATGGAAACAAATCTTCAATGATTTTTGGAACGTTTGGAATTTTCCTAACTGTTTAGGAGCGCTAGACGGCAAACATGTCACTATCCAAGCTCCAGCAAATTCTGgatctaatttttttaactacaaaaaaacgttttcAGTTGTTTTGCTAGCATTAGTGGatgcaaattacaattttatagcaGTAGATGTGGGTGCTTACGGTAAAAACAGCGATGGTGGTATATTGGCACATTCTAATTTAGGAAAATCATTAGAAAATGGTTCATTAAATATTCCTAATGATGAAATTctaccaaataccaatatttCTGCACCGTACGTTATACTAGGCGACGAAGCGTTTCCACTGAAAACGTACTTAATGAGACCGTATCCTGGGAAGCAACTTGACGACTTGTCCAAACGAATTTATAACTATCGTGTTTGTAGAACGCGGAGAGTAGTCGAAAATTGTTTTGGAATTCTAGTACAAAAATTTCGTATTTTTAACAGAAGGATACAGTCTAAACCAGAAAATgtggactatattattttagcaaCTTGCGTTCTtcacaactatataaaaaaatacagcaATTGTACCAATgaagtttttcaaaatataaatgaaccCGTTTCAAATATTActctaaataatatacctatgcaaGGCGGTGGAGCTGGACGGGCAGCGTTTGCAACACGAGaattatataaagatttttttaattctccAGCAGGGTCTGTACCGTggcaaaatgaaaaaatttaa
- the LOC132948148 gene encoding mucin-2-like yields the protein MSTNADEKIIEMVRSHIELYDFSHPKYMDTAHKDKIWNSIGNEINLTGKICKTRWNSIRDNYRKSIKKTTSGQAFKKIKKYKYDDQLQFLKPHLQERDTLGNLKDVNNDDLENSSNDSEDDVENVSTVQNIEINISGNTDGEDQLPKTPEYQSAVRKCTKKRTTKTPESASSTLMKYIMQKRENDIANTTQTHSVDAFLAGLSPTLKSFTPYYLNIVKSKIFSIVQEYEMQMIVDQEKKKTTFMTPYPTQLLPPQQQFSREFNQNFPSSSAQHLNHNTYPSTQLQKEMPSPSVSNYSSSPPSPQVSHVASISSTKNTIETPHDISSPTTSDYSSTPSPQFVHQFVSNNSQNSTNVPVLNDTLTPTSTLYSSPPPSPFLNKNIGSYMSITQDMLIPTLSSSRPQFDRNISNQTSIQPQQEIYSNLHANVCVPQSNNKFKHPKTKLYKNPEENESAAKYFTHFSNKDNIIQ from the exons ATGAGTACCAATGCCGacgaaaaaattatagaaatggTTCGTTCTCATATAGAATTATACGACTTTTCACACCCAAAATATATGGATACTGCTCATAAAGACAAAATTTGGAATTCTATTGGAAATGAAATAAATCTAACAG gaaaaatatGCAAAACTCGCTGGAATAGCATTAGGGATAACTATcgaaaatctattaaaaaaacaacaagtggtcaagcatttaaaaaaattaaaaaatataaatatgatgatCAGCTTCAGTTTTTAAAGCCTCATTTACAAGAGAGGGATACTTTAGGAAATTTAAAAGATGTGAATAACGATGATTTAGAGAATTCTAGTAATGACAGTGAGGACGATGTGGAAAATGTTAGCACAGTCCAAAATATTGAGATTAATATTAGTGGCAATACAGATGGTGAAGATCAATTACCAAAAACTCCAGAATATCAATCTGCAGTTcgcaaatgtacaaaaaaacgTACAACTAAAACTCCGGAATCGGCTTCGAGTACTTTAATGAAGTATATAATGCAAAAAAGAGAAAATGATATAGCTAATACTACACAAACCCATTCTGTTGATGCTTTTTTAGCAGGCCTTTCACCCACACTCAAATCATTTACGCCATACTATTTAAACATAGtgaaatcaaaaattttttCTATAGTTCAAGAATATGAAATGCAAATGATTGTAGaccaagaaaagaaaaaaacaacttttatgACACCATATCCCACACAATTGCTACCACCTCAGCAACAGTTTAGTCGAGAGTTTAATCAAAACTTTCCATCAAGTTCTGCACAACATCTTAACCACAATACGTATCCTAGTACTCAATTACAGAAAGAGATGCCATCACCAAGTGTATCAAACTATTCTTCTTCACCACCTTCTCCACAAGTCAGTCACGTTGCTTCAATTAGTAGTACGAAAAATACTATAGAAACACCACATGATATTAGCTCACCAACTACATCTGATTATTCATCCACACCATCTCCACAGTTCGTTCATCAATTTGTGtcaaataattcacaaaactCTACTAATGTACCTGTGCTAAACGATACTTTAACACCAACTTCAACTCTGTATTCATCTCCACCACCATCTCCATTTCTCAACAAAAATATTGGTTCATATATGAGTATTACTCAAGATATGTTAATACCAACTTTGTCATCTTCACGTCCACAGTTTGatcgaaatatttcaaatcaaaCCAGTATACAACCGCAGCAAGAAATATACTCAAATTTACATGCAAATGTGTGTGTACCAcagtcaaataataaatttaaacatccaaaaacaaaactatacaaAAATCCAGAAGAAAATGAGTCAGCTgctaaatattttacacatttttcaaataaagataatattatacaataa